From Strigops habroptila isolate Jane unplaced genomic scaffold, bStrHab1.2.pri NW_022045595.1_ctg1, whole genome shotgun sequence:
ctggggctggcagggatgTCCCTGTcaccctgctgccagcccctgaGCTCTTCTCCGCCTTTCCAGAAGCACTACTTCCCCATCGACTACACGGTCCAGGTCCAGTACGAGGAGGTGCTGAAGCCCTCCAACATTACCCACCTGGTAAGACAGTGGCAGGGGATGGCCCCATGATGGGGACACTCCAGTGGCCTGCAGGGGCTGCATGTCTCACCTGGGCCACCCTCTCGCCCCCAGCGCAACAGGACGGTGTCAGAGGTGGCACTGCAGTACCTGTGGTTCCACGTCAGCTCCCAGGCCATGCTGAGGATCCATGAGGTGCTGCCGGAGAAGCACCCATCCTGGAAGTACACACAGGAGCTCTGCCAGCTCTTTGATGCCCTGGGCAAGGAGTACAGCAAGTACTGGCAGGTAGGGAGACCCTgggccccccccagcaccccagctcTAGCCACACATTCACATGTGGCCTTACACACCCCTTgcaggggtgctgggtgcaCCTGGTACCTGTGCACACAGACGTGTGGTACATGGGCACATGGCATGGGCACGGCTGTGGGGTACACGCACACACAACACGTGCTGTGGGTACATGCACCCACAGGTGTGAACACCCTCTCCCTGCATGGAGGTCTTGTTGGAGAGGTGGCATAGATGGGCTGCTGGGGGCAGAGGTTGGCACCTGGGGTGCAGGGCCATGGGGCAGCGCCCAGGGGTGCCCAACATCTGGCATTGGTGGTTCAGTGGTAGAATTCTTGCCTGCCACACAGGAGACCTGGGTTTGATTCCTGGCCAATGCAACAGCTGTAGCTTTTGCAGCCTGCCAGGGTGTCCGGGGG
This genomic window contains:
- the IL34 gene encoding interleukin-34, coding for MAAVNMQQGYAAILWVLAVLGMEATALGKCELTRLLQDKLQYEMRLQYMKHYFPIDYTVQVQYEEVLKPSNITHLRNRTVSEVALQYLWFHVSSQAMLRIHEVLPEKHPSWKYTQELCQLFDALGKEYSKYWQVGRPW